Proteins encoded in a region of the Mesoflavibacter profundi genome:
- a CDS encoding ArsR/SmtB family transcription factor, with product MGFTKKHIYSDQVNTIANFTKVIGHPARVAIIQHISEHKDCNCNDLVKAVGLAQPTISQHLAEIRKVGLLNQKVKGKNLFYTINKEQLNECRRVVNDFFVKTQVSCSK from the coding sequence ATGGGATTTACTAAAAAACATATCTATTCTGATCAAGTAAATACAATAGCTAATTTTACTAAAGTTATTGGTCATCCAGCTAGAGTTGCCATTATACAACACATAAGCGAACATAAAGATTGTAATTGTAACGACTTAGTAAAAGCTGTTGGACTTGCCCAACCAACTATTTCGCAACACTTAGCCGAAATAAGAAAAGTTGGTTTACTAAATCAAAAAGTAAAAGGAAAAAACTTGTTTTACACAATTAATAAAGAACAATTAAATGAGTGTAGACGTGTTGTTAATGACTTTTTTGTAAAAACGCAAGTGAGTTGTTCTAAGTAA
- a CDS encoding GNAT family N-acyltransferase, translating into MGLVTAKEVSKAIKLDKYGFLGTFVGWLLMKVLKISTLNAIYNRNKHLSNLEFLDAILDEFQIKFEIPEEDLKRLPKDGSFITVSNHPLGGIDGILLLKLMLENRSDFKIIANFLLHRIEPLKPYIMPVNPFEDRKDVKSSIAGFKNAILHLQNGHPLGIFPAGEVSTYKDGKLLVDKPWEEAAMKLVQKANVPVVPIYFHAKNSTLFYKLSKISDTFRTAKLPSELLTQKRRVIKVRIGKPISVADQNEYSNLSDFSEFIRKKTYMLSNTFEPKEKIIETISSTLKAQKSIKPPKKIVTPVSQDAMIAEVNALRGADLKLLTSKNYEVFLASADKMPNLLREIGRLREITFREVGEGTNEAIDLDTFDTYYHHMFLWDSDANVIVGAYRMGLGSKIFATYGIDGFYLQDLFRFEPELYKMMSQSIEMGRAFIIKEYQQKPMPLFLLWKGIVHTTLRYPEHKYLIGGVSISNQFSNFSKSLMIEFMKSHYYDPYIAQYVRPKKEFKVKLKDADKDFVFDATEADLNKFDKIIDEIEPGALRLPVLLKKYIKQNARLVAFNVDPLFNNSVDGLMYIEIADLPESTVRPVMEEFQAELERKLSEQNESES; encoded by the coding sequence ATGGGATTAGTCACAGCTAAAGAAGTCTCTAAGGCTATAAAACTTGATAAATACGGGTTTTTAGGCACTTTTGTTGGATGGCTTTTAATGAAAGTTTTAAAAATTTCTACCCTTAATGCAATCTATAATCGTAACAAACATCTATCAAACTTAGAGTTTTTGGATGCGATTTTAGACGAGTTTCAAATTAAATTTGAAATTCCAGAAGAAGATTTAAAACGTTTACCAAAAGACGGTTCGTTTATTACCGTATCTAACCATCCATTAGGTGGTATAGATGGTATTTTATTATTAAAATTAATGTTAGAAAATAGAAGCGATTTTAAAATCATCGCAAATTTTCTGTTACATAGAATAGAGCCATTAAAACCTTATATAATGCCAGTAAATCCTTTTGAAGATAGAAAGGATGTAAAGTCAAGTATTGCTGGATTTAAAAATGCTATTTTGCATTTACAAAATGGTCATCCTTTAGGTATATTTCCTGCAGGAGAAGTGTCTACCTACAAAGACGGTAAATTATTAGTAGATAAACCTTGGGAAGAAGCCGCTATGAAGTTGGTACAAAAAGCTAATGTGCCAGTAGTACCAATTTATTTTCATGCCAAAAACAGCACATTATTTTATAAATTATCTAAAATAAGTGATACGTTTAGAACAGCTAAACTACCATCGGAATTGCTTACTCAAAAACGTCGTGTTATTAAAGTGCGTATAGGAAAACCAATTTCGGTAGCCGATCAAAACGAGTATAGTAATCTTTCAGATTTTTCAGAATTTATAAGAAAGAAAACTTACATGCTTTCTAATACTTTTGAGCCAAAAGAGAAAATTATAGAAACAATTTCATCTACTTTAAAAGCGCAAAAAAGTATCAAACCTCCAAAAAAAATCGTCACACCAGTTAGTCAAGATGCGATGATTGCTGAGGTAAATGCATTAAGAGGCGCAGATTTAAAATTACTAACTAGTAAAAATTATGAAGTCTTTTTAGCATCTGCAGATAAAATGCCAAATCTATTAAGAGAAATTGGACGTTTACGCGAAATTACTTTTAGAGAAGTTGGAGAAGGTACTAACGAGGCAATAGATTTAGATACTTTTGATACCTATTATCACCATATGTTTTTATGGGATAGTGATGCAAATGTTATTGTTGGTGCTTACCGTATGGGATTAGGTTCTAAAATTTTTGCAACCTACGGTATAGATGGTTTTTACTTACAGGATTTATTTAGGTTCGAACCAGAATTGTATAAAATGATGAGCCAATCTATAGAAATGGGTCGTGCATTTATTATTAAAGAATACCAACAAAAACCAATGCCTTTATTTTTACTATGGAAAGGTATTGTTCACACAACTTTACGTTATCCAGAACATAAATATCTAATTGGTGGCGTAAGTATAAGTAATCAATTTTCAAACTTCTCAAAATCGTTAATGATCGAATTTATGAAATCGCATTATTACGATCCATACATAGCACAATACGTAAGACCTAAAAAAGAATTTAAGGTAAAACTTAAAGATGCAGATAAAGATTTTGTGTTTGATGCTACCGAAGCCGATTTAAATAAGTTTGATAAAATTATTGACGAGATAGAACCAGGTGCATTACGTTTACCTGTATTACTTAAAAAGTACATCAAGCAAAATGCACGTTTAGTAGCTTTTAATGTAGATCCTTTATTTAATAACTCGGTTGACGGTTTAATGTATATCGAAATTGCAGATTTACCAGAAAGTACCGTAAGACCTGTTATGGAAGAATTTCAAGCAGAATTAGAACGTAAATTATCAGAGCAAAACGAAAGTGAGTCGTAA
- a CDS encoding 2-hydroxyacid dehydrogenase, producing MKILHLDTNHPLLIDQLNDLGFINDEDHTASKEEIKQKIHNYDGFIIRSRFSIDKSFLDAATNLKFIGRVGAGLENIDCDYAQSKGIVLISAPEGNRNAVGEHSLAMLLSLFNKLNKANTEVSNGKWLREDNRGIELDGKTVGLIGYGNMGKAFAKKLRGFDVNVLCYDLKDNIEDENATQVSLEKLQEQADVLSLHTPETPLTIGMVNQDFINNFKKPFWLINTARGKSVVTSDLVSALKTGKILGAGLDVLEYEKASFESLFSSTLPEAFQYLINAQNVILTPHVAGWTVESKEKLAQTIVDKIKAKFC from the coding sequence ATGAAAATTTTACACTTAGACACCAATCATCCATTACTAATCGATCAACTTAATGATTTAGGTTTTATTAATGACGAAGATCATACAGCTTCAAAAGAAGAAATAAAACAGAAAATCCATAACTATGATGGTTTTATTATAAGAAGCCGATTTAGTATTGATAAAAGTTTTCTTGATGCTGCAACCAATCTAAAATTTATTGGTCGTGTTGGTGCTGGATTAGAGAATATAGATTGTGACTATGCACAAAGTAAAGGTATCGTGTTAATTTCTGCACCAGAAGGTAACCGTAATGCTGTTGGCGAACACAGTCTAGCTATGCTTCTATCTTTATTCAACAAACTAAATAAAGCCAATACCGAGGTAAGTAATGGCAAGTGGCTTCGCGAAGATAATAGAGGTATCGAACTTGATGGAAAAACTGTCGGACTTATCGGTTACGGTAATATGGGAAAAGCTTTTGCAAAAAAACTAAGAGGCTTTGATGTAAACGTGTTATGCTATGATCTAAAAGACAATATAGAAGATGAAAATGCTACACAAGTCTCTTTAGAAAAACTTCAAGAACAAGCAGATGTTTTAAGTCTTCATACTCCAGAAACACCATTAACTATTGGAATGGTCAACCAAGACTTTATCAATAATTTTAAAAAACCATTTTGGCTAATAAATACAGCAAGAGGAAAAAGTGTTGTAACTTCAGATTTAGTAAGCGCATTAAAAACTGGTAAAATTTTAGGCGCAGGATTAGATGTTTTAGAATATGAAAAAGCATCTTTTGAAAGCCTTTTTTCTTCAACATTACCAGAAGCATTTCAATATTTAATAAACGCTCAAAATGTAATCCTTACGCCTCATGTAGCTGGTTGGACTGTAGAAAGTAAGGAAAAATTAGCCCAAACTATAGTAGATAAAATTAAAGCAAAATTTTGTTAA
- the mgtE gene encoding magnesium transporter has product MEEKDNIQFQLTDQLIEQVESLIEQQQDKQLKKLLDTFHYADIAEILDEVNLEDAMYVIKLLDSETTADILMELDEDNREKVLKNLSAKEIAEEIEELDTDDAADIIAELPEERQAEVIAKIEDLEHKAEIKELLAYDEDTAGGLMAKELVKVYETWTVAGCLRRIRGQAKDVTRVHSIYVVDKNEKLLGRLSLKDLITAKSEQKIAELSNSNVDYVYVDEDVEEVARVMQKYDLEAIPVIDQERTLLGRITIDDIVDVIREEADKDYQMAAGISQDVEADDSILKLTRARLPWLLIGVVGGIGAASIIDSFSGNLGPYIILLSFVPLIQGTAGNVGVQSSAIIVQGLANGSIGNNVFKRLLKELLLGLVNGIAIGLLAFIITHFVFGAPYNVSFTIGIALITVIIMAALIGTFIPIFLDKKGIDPAVATGPFITTSNDIFGVFLYFLVAKMILGF; this is encoded by the coding sequence TTGGAAGAAAAAGATAACATACAATTTCAGCTTACAGATCAACTAATAGAGCAAGTAGAGTCACTTATCGAACAACAACAAGATAAGCAACTTAAAAAACTATTAGATACATTTCATTACGCAGATATTGCCGAAATTTTAGATGAAGTAAATCTAGAAGACGCCATGTATGTTATAAAACTGCTAGACTCTGAAACGACAGCAGATATCTTAATGGAGCTTGATGAAGATAATCGAGAAAAGGTCTTAAAAAATCTTTCTGCTAAAGAGATTGCAGAAGAAATTGAAGAACTAGATACCGATGATGCTGCAGATATTATTGCAGAACTACCTGAAGAGCGTCAAGCAGAAGTCATCGCAAAAATAGAAGACTTAGAGCATAAAGCTGAAATTAAAGAACTTTTAGCCTACGACGAAGATACTGCTGGAGGATTAATGGCTAAAGAGCTTGTAAAAGTTTATGAAACTTGGACCGTTGCAGGTTGCTTACGTCGTATACGTGGTCAAGCCAAAGACGTTACTCGTGTACATTCTATATATGTTGTCGATAAAAACGAAAAACTTTTAGGACGATTATCTTTAAAAGATTTAATTACAGCTAAAAGCGAACAAAAAATTGCCGAATTATCAAACTCTAACGTCGACTACGTTTATGTAGACGAAGATGTAGAAGAAGTCGCTAGAGTAATGCAAAAATATGATCTAGAAGCTATTCCAGTAATAGATCAAGAACGTACACTTTTAGGACGCATCACTATAGACGATATTGTAGATGTAATACGTGAAGAAGCAGACAAGGATTATCAAATGGCTGCAGGTATATCGCAAGATGTAGAAGCAGACGATAGTATTTTAAAACTTACACGAGCACGATTACCATGGTTATTAATTGGTGTAGTTGGTGGTATTGGCGCAGCTAGTATCATAGACAGTTTTAGTGGTAATTTAGGACCTTATATTATACTTCTAAGTTTTGTACCGCTAATTCAAGGTACAGCAGGTAATGTTGGTGTACAATCTAGCGCAATTATTGTACAAGGTTTAGCAAATGGTAGCATTGGTAACAATGTATTTAAAAGGCTTTTAAAAGAATTACTTTTAGGTTTAGTCAATGGTATAGCAATTGGCTTATTAGCTTTCATAATTACGCATTTTGTATTTGGCGCACCTTACAACGTATCCTTTACAATAGGAATAGCATTAATTACAGTAATAATTATGGCAGCGTTAATTGGTACTTTTATTCCAATATTTTTAGATAAAAAAGGTATCGATCCAGCAGTAGCAACAGGACCATTTATTACAACAAGTAACGATATTTTTGGTGTATTTTTATACTTCTTAGTAGCCAAAATGATATTAGGATTTTAA
- a CDS encoding DUF1801 domain-containing protein produces the protein MTYDAKTPEDYISQVPEERQDALKKLRKTINDNLPKGFKECINYNMIGYVVPHDIYPDGYHCDPKLPLPFMSFASQKNSINFYHSGIYANPELHDWFVKEYPKHCKRKLDMGKSCVRFKKIDEIPYELIAELVKKMSVEQWITIYESALKKK, from the coding sequence ATGACATACGATGCAAAAACTCCGGAAGACTATATTAGTCAAGTTCCGGAAGAGCGACAAGACGCTTTAAAAAAATTAAGAAAAACTATTAACGATAACTTACCTAAAGGGTTTAAAGAGTGTATAAACTATAACATGATTGGTTACGTTGTTCCACACGACATTTATCCTGATGGATACCATTGTGATCCAAAATTACCTCTACCTTTTATGAGTTTTGCATCACAAAAAAATTCTATAAATTTTTATCACAGTGGTATTTATGCTAATCCAGAACTACATGATTGGTTTGTAAAAGAATATCCAAAACACTGTAAACGCAAACTAGATATGGGAAAGAGCTGTGTAAGATTTAAAAAAATAGACGAAATCCCATACGAGTTAATTGCAGAGTTAGTTAAAAAAATGAGTGTAGAACAATGGATTACAATCTACGAATCCGCATTAAAGAAAAAATAA
- a CDS encoding VOC family protein: MKKRVTGIGGIFFKTKDPKASKEWYNKHLGLNTDDYGCTFWWKDKDGKDCSTQWSPFKDDSKYFEPSKKDFMFNYRVENLEELLETLKQEGVTIIGEMETYSYGKFGWILDNDGNKIELWEPIDQAFQ; this comes from the coding sequence ATGAAAAAGAGAGTTACTGGAATTGGCGGAATTTTTTTTAAAACAAAAGATCCAAAAGCTTCTAAAGAATGGTACAATAAGCATTTAGGCTTAAATACAGACGATTACGGTTGTACCTTTTGGTGGAAAGATAAAGATGGAAAAGATTGCTCAACACAATGGAGTCCGTTTAAAGACGATTCTAAGTATTTTGAACCATCAAAAAAAGATTTCATGTTTAATTACAGAGTAGAAAATCTTGAAGAATTATTAGAAACTTTAAAACAAGAAGGCGTTACTATTATTGGAGAAATGGAGACTTATAGTTATGGAAAATTTGGCTGGATATTAGATAACGATGGTAACAAAATAGAACTTTGGGAACCCATAGATCAAGCATTTCAATAA